From Pristiophorus japonicus isolate sPriJap1 chromosome 7, sPriJap1.hap1, whole genome shotgun sequence, one genomic window encodes:
- the tcf21 gene encoding transcription factor 21 produces the protein MSTGSVSDAEDLQEMEVLGTEEECDGIKRKSNKDFCTSNDSNEDSSNYEHESPKKGRGASGKRRKTASKKSSLNGVTQEGKQVQRNAANARERARMRVLSKAFSRLKTTLPWVPPDTKLSKLDTLRLASSYIAHLRQILANDKYENGYIHPVNLTWPFMVAGKPENELKEVVNAARLCGTTAS, from the exons ATGTCCACTGGATCCGTTAGCGATGCAGAAGATCTCCAGGAAATGGAAGTGCTGGGCACAGAGGAGGAATGCGATGGGATAAAAAGGAAATCTAACAAGGATTTCTGCACCTCCAACGACAGCAACGAAGATAGCTCCAACTATGAACACGAGTCCCCAAAGAAGGGCAGGGGGGCTTCGGGAAAGAGGCGCAAGACCGCCTCCAAGAAATCTTCTCTGAATGGGGTGACCCAGGAAGGGAAACAGGTCCAGCGCAACGCCGCAAACGCCAGGGAGAGGGCCAGGATGAGGGTGCTTAGCAAAGCCTTCTCCAGGCTCAAAACCACCTTGCCCTGGGTGCCACCAGACACAAAACTCTCCAAGCTCGACACCCTCCGGCTGGCATCTAGCTACATTGCCCATCTGAGACAAATCCTGGCCAACGACAAGTATGAGAATGGCTACATTCACCCAGTCAACCTG ACGTGGCCGTTTATGGTGGCGGGTAAACCAGAGAATGAGCTGAAAGAGGTTGTTAACGCAGCTCGTTTGTGTGGGACTACAGCGTCGTGA